A single genomic interval of Bradyrhizobium japonicum USDA 6 harbors:
- a CDS encoding DUF4167 domain-containing protein — translation MRNGQNKQRMRNRNNNNNNNNRRGQNPMTRVYESNGPDIKIRGTASHIAEKYLQLARDARSSGDPVAAENYYQHAEHYFRLIAAAQEQFRQNQQPRGDEPVSNSGDDGEDDGENFSNFGQEPGFVPQPQQQPFMRDRDGQRDHQRDHQPRDGQQPYQRDNQQPREHRERDHRAQPQYQPQPLPLNQPQPVVADTGSVDRLPSFITGAQPQVNSGANGGQGGLEGGGGGERFPRRRRRPHGPRPEREAAPAGSSDEVASGE, via the coding sequence ATGAGAAACGGTCAGAACAAGCAGCGGATGCGCAACCGCAATAACAATAACAACAACAACAACCGGCGCGGCCAGAACCCGATGACCCGGGTTTACGAATCGAACGGACCCGACATCAAGATCCGCGGCACGGCTTCGCACATCGCCGAAAAATATCTCCAGCTTGCGCGCGATGCGCGCTCTTCCGGCGACCCCGTTGCAGCCGAGAACTACTACCAGCACGCCGAGCATTATTTCCGCCTGATCGCGGCGGCCCAGGAACAGTTCCGCCAGAACCAGCAGCCCCGCGGCGACGAGCCCGTCAGCAACAGCGGCGACGACGGCGAGGACGACGGCGAGAATTTCTCGAATTTCGGCCAGGAGCCGGGCTTCGTCCCGCAGCCGCAGCAGCAGCCCTTCATGCGCGATCGCGACGGCCAGCGCGATCACCAGCGTGATCATCAGCCGCGCGACGGCCAGCAGCCCTATCAGCGCGACAACCAGCAGCCGCGCGAGCACCGCGAACGCGACCATCGTGCGCAACCGCAATATCAGCCGCAGCCGCTGCCGCTGAACCAGCCGCAGCCCGTCGTTGCCGACACCGGCAGCGTCGATCGCCTGCCCTCCTTCATCACCGGCGCACAGCCGCAAGTGAACAGTGGCGCGAATGGCGGTCAGGGCGGCCTGGAAGGCGGCGGTGGCGGCGAACGCTTTCCGCGGCGGCGCCGCCGGCCGCACGGCCCGCGCCCCGAGCGCGAGGCGGCTCCGGCCGGCTCCAGCGACGAAGTGGCCTCCGGCGAGTAA
- a CDS encoding class I SAM-dependent methyltransferase yields the protein MTIDVVDLREFYSRRLGIVARQMINRGIRERWPTAAGQRVLGIGYPTPYLGLFREDAERCIAFMPSAQGVLKWPTGRPALASLVDEFSLPLPDAAVDRILLIHALEMSDDPAALLREVWRVLSPSGRVIAVIPNRRGVWTRTDSTPFGHGRPYSRSQITDLLRQTWFTPTAWGEALFMPPYAGGWVLKSAQVWERAGAALSLPFAGVHIVEATKQVYRAIPAKRERARLIPSLKPVLVPSSTVTRT from the coding sequence ATGACCATTGATGTCGTCGACCTCCGCGAGTTCTACTCCCGTCGCCTCGGGATTGTGGCGCGGCAAATGATCAATCGCGGCATCAGGGAGCGCTGGCCGACCGCCGCGGGCCAGCGTGTGCTCGGCATCGGCTATCCCACGCCCTATCTCGGCCTGTTCCGCGAGGACGCGGAGCGCTGCATCGCCTTCATGCCGTCGGCGCAGGGCGTCTTGAAATGGCCGACGGGGCGGCCGGCGCTGGCCTCGCTGGTCGATGAATTCTCGCTGCCGCTGCCTGACGCCGCGGTCGACCGGATCCTGCTGATTCATGCGCTGGAGATGTCGGACGACCCGGCCGCGCTCTTGCGCGAGGTGTGGCGGGTGCTGTCGCCCTCCGGCCGCGTGATCGCGGTGATCCCGAACCGGCGCGGGGTATGGACCCGCACCGACAGCACGCCGTTCGGTCACGGCCGGCCCTATTCGCGCTCGCAGATCACCGACCTGTTGCGCCAGACCTGGTTCACGCCGACCGCCTGGGGCGAGGCGTTGTTCATGCCGCCCTATGCCGGCGGCTGGGTGCTGAAATCGGCGCAGGTGTGGGAGCGTGCGGGCGCGGCGCTGTCGTTGCCCTTTGCCGGCGTGCACATTGTCGAGGCGACCAAGCAGGTCTATCGCGCGATCCCCGCCAAGCGCGAGCGCGCGCGGCTGATTCCCTCGTTGAAGCCGGTGCTGGTGCCGTCGTCGACGGTGACGCGCACTTGA
- the gloB gene encoding hydroxyacylglutathione hydrolase yields the protein MAAEIRTFNCLNDNFGCLIHDVETKATASIDAPEAGPILKALEREGWQLTDILITHHHGDHVGGVAELKQKYNCRVVAPHDKTTKIANVDLRVANADIVKVGSLLGRVLETPGHTLDHISYVFDNEKTLFAADTLFSIGCGRVFEGDYPMMWDSLLKLRALPDDFKLYCGHEYTASNVKFALTIDPDNAALQARAAEVAKLRAENRPTIPSLLGDEKRANVFLRADEPSVATRLHMKGADAAAVFGELRERKNKS from the coding sequence ATGGCCGCCGAAATTCGTACTTTCAACTGTTTAAACGATAATTTCGGTTGTCTGATCCACGATGTGGAAACCAAGGCGACGGCGTCGATCGACGCGCCGGAGGCCGGCCCCATCCTGAAGGCGCTTGAGCGCGAGGGCTGGCAGCTCACCGACATCCTGATCACCCATCATCATGGCGATCATGTCGGCGGGGTCGCCGAACTCAAGCAGAAATACAATTGCCGCGTCGTCGCGCCGCATGACAAGACGACCAAGATCGCCAACGTCGACCTGCGCGTCGCCAATGCCGACATCGTCAAGGTCGGCAGCTTGCTGGGGCGCGTACTGGAGACGCCCGGCCACACGCTCGACCACATCTCCTACGTGTTCGACAACGAGAAGACGCTGTTCGCGGCCGACACGCTGTTCTCGATCGGCTGCGGCCGCGTGTTCGAAGGCGACTACCCGATGATGTGGGACTCGCTTCTGAAGCTGCGGGCGCTGCCTGACGACTTCAAGCTCTATTGCGGGCACGAATACACCGCGTCCAACGTCAAGTTCGCGCTCACCATCGACCCCGACAATGCGGCGCTCCAGGCGCGCGCGGCGGAGGTGGCGAAGCTGCGGGCCGAGAATAGGCCAACCATTCCATCACTGCTTGGTGACGAGAAGCGAGCAAACGTGTTCCTGCGTGCTGATGAACCGTCCGTCGCAACCAGGCTACACATGAAGGGCGCGGACGCCGCCGCGGTGTTCGGCGAACTGCGCGAGCGCAAGAACAAGTCCTGA
- the prmC gene encoding peptide chain release factor N(5)-glutamine methyltransferase yields the protein MAPLATGFDSGHSIESARRALAARLQSAGIEEPALDARLLVGAALRLDLTGIVTQAARQLTPEEAARLEAYAQRRLAHEPVARILGAREFWGLPFQLSEATLVPRPDTETVVELALEIFREATISGPRPRIADIGTGSGAILLALLHEIPDAFGVGTDLSLSALNTARSNAAALGLAGRSGFVACSYAAALRGPFDLIVSNPPYIPSGEIPKLSLDVREHDPHLALDGGNDGYDAYRALIPQAAERLAPGGALIVEAGQGQARDIETLMTAAALSVDRPPRADLAGIPRAVSARKMPP from the coding sequence ATGGCTCCATTGGCGACAGGTTTCGATTCCGGACACAGCATCGAGAGTGCGCGGCGCGCGCTTGCGGCGCGGCTGCAATCGGCCGGCATCGAAGAGCCCGCCCTCGACGCGCGCCTGCTCGTCGGAGCCGCGCTGAGGCTTGATTTGACCGGCATCGTCACGCAGGCGGCGCGCCAGCTCACACCCGAAGAGGCCGCGCGGCTCGAAGCCTATGCGCAGCGCCGGCTCGCGCATGAACCGGTCGCCCGCATTCTCGGCGCGCGCGAATTCTGGGGCCTGCCGTTCCAACTGTCCGAGGCGACGCTGGTGCCGCGGCCTGACACCGAGACCGTGGTCGAACTGGCACTGGAGATCTTTCGGGAGGCCACGATATCGGGGCCGCGCCCGCGAATCGCCGATATCGGCACCGGGTCCGGCGCGATCCTGCTCGCGCTGCTGCACGAAATTCCCGATGCCTTCGGTGTCGGAACCGATCTCAGCCTCTCCGCGCTCAACACTGCGCGGAGCAATGCTGCAGCTCTGGGCCTCGCCGGCCGCTCCGGCTTCGTCGCCTGCTCCTATGCGGCGGCGCTGCGCGGCCCGTTCGATCTCATCGTGTCGAATCCGCCCTATATTCCCTCAGGGGAAATTCCGAAACTGAGTCTCGATGTGCGCGAGCACGATCCGCATCTGGCGCTCGACGGCGGCAATGACGGCTATGACGCCTACCGCGCCCTGATCCCGCAGGCGGCCGAGCGGCTCGCGCCCGGCGGGGCGTTGATCGTCGAGGCCGGGCAAGGTCAGGCCCGGGATATTGAAACCTTGATGACGGCCGCCGCGTTGTCTGTGGACAGGCCGCCCAGGGCCGATTTGGCGGGCATCCCGCGGGCGGTTTCGGCCCGAAAAATGCCCCCATAA